Proteins from a single region of Aestuariirhabdus haliotis:
- a CDS encoding VF530 family protein — translation MSDDINYQNNPLHGLSLKTLLEELVDHYGFEILFAYLNINCFKTNPSIASSVKFLKKTDWAREKVEVFYLYTFKNLPKAASSQFSLSPRDRIIPDDQTPGEPKELSLEDAERLRELRSRKAAERGKGSPRQSGKHGEHRRHRSGNDRRGEETRAKGWNSDRKNASDTPQGGRGVSDTDPNPAGDKVDPWAKAKSRS, via the coding sequence CCATTGCACGGGCTCAGCTTAAAAACCCTGTTGGAGGAGTTAGTCGACCATTATGGGTTTGAAATTCTCTTCGCCTATTTGAATATCAACTGTTTCAAGACCAATCCTAGTATTGCGTCCAGTGTAAAATTCCTGAAAAAAACCGACTGGGCGCGGGAGAAGGTCGAGGTGTTCTATCTGTATACCTTCAAAAACCTGCCGAAAGCCGCTTCCTCGCAGTTTTCCCTATCCCCCCGGGATCGTATTATTCCCGACGATCAAACTCCGGGTGAACCCAAAGAATTAAGCCTTGAAGATGCCGAGCGCTTACGGGAATTGCGCTCCAGAAAAGCCGCAGAGCGAGGTAAAGGTAGTCCTCGACAATCAGGTAAACATGGCGAACATCGCCGTCATCGGTCCGGTAACGACCGGAGAGGAGAGGAAACCCGGGCCAAGGGTTGGAATTCTGATAGGAAGAATGCCAGCGATACCCCGCAAGGTGGCCGGGGAGTCTCCGATACAGACCCCAACCCGGCGGGCGATAAGGTCGATCCCTGGGCGAAGGCGAAAAGTCGATCCTAG